Genomic segment of Paenibacillus polymyxa:
AAGTTGTCTAAAATTGCGCCTGTTCTTGTGATACCTGAGGATAAAATGACCTCTATAGAACGTTTGAAATTCCTTGGTCAGGCCACAGGACATGAAGCAGAAGCAGACAAAGTGATTTCACTGTTTGAAAGCAAGCTGAGTCAGGCCAAAGAAAAACTAAATTCCGACATATTCAAGGACAAAACGTTTAGCATTTTCGAGGATTGGGGCAGTGGCTCTTACGGAATATATTATGAAACAGGCTCACGTGGAGGAACGTTGCTTTACAATTATCTGGGACTTCACAAACCGGAAAAGCTCAACACATTGGTTAAAAATTCCGGAGAGCGTCGGGGTTCTTTATCCTACGAGGTAGCTGCTGAATACTTTGGAGATTATGTCCTTTGGTTTAAGCAGGAAGGCAAGGAATCTGAATATGCGAAGACAAAAATCTGGAGCAGTATTCCAGCCGTTAAAAACGGACATATCATCGAAATTCCAGCGAAATATGCAGGACTGTTCTATTATTCGGACGTTGCTAGTATGACGGGACAGCTAGATTATATGATTAGCAAATTGCTGGAACAGACTAAGTAACGATGCATAATTGATCAACTAAGGGTGTAATCGATGTCTACTCACAAAGAACCAAATAAAAAAGGAATATTTCATTTTGTAAGCTACATGATCGTGGGCGTGTTCCTGCTCCTGCTGGTTACCGCAGCATCTATTACCTTTGGTGCTGCGGAAATGAGCCTGAAGCTGGCATGGGGTGCTATATTTCAGTTTGATCCCAACATTACAGAACATCAGATTATTCACACCTTGCGTTTTCCACGAACCGTGGCAGATATCATTGTAGGGTGCAGCTTGGCTGTGTGTGGGGCAATTATGCAGGGAACCACTCGTAATCCACTAGCGGATTCGGGACTCATTGGCATAAGTTCTGGCTCGACATTTGCTATTGCGTTATGTATGGCCTTTTTGCCTGGTCACACCTACGGAGAAACCATGCTGTATTCTTGTCTAGGTGCAGCAATCACTACAGGCATTACGTATTACATCGCATCTATAGGCAAGCGAGGAATGACGCCTCAGCGACTGGTGCTGGCAGGACTGTCCATCTCCATGCTTTTTGGTGCGTTTAGTACGTTTATCGCTATTAAGTATGAGATTGGCCAAGCCCTTGATTACTGGTCTGCTGGTGGTACAGCCAGTGCCAAGTGGGGTGAATTAGCTTTCATTGCGCCACTGTTTGTAGTGGGTTTGATCTGTGCCATCGTGCTTTCTCCCTCGATTACGATTTTGAGCTTCGGGGAGGATGTGGCATCAGGCTTGGGTATTCGTGCAAACAGGATTAAGTTGTTTTCAACCTTAATTGTATTAATTCTAACGGGGTTATCGGTTATTGTGGTCGGCCCTGTTGGCTTCGTTGGTTTGATCGTGCCACACATTATGCGCCATCTGGTCGGAACGGATTATCGGTATATTATCCCGGCCTCAGCTTTGTATGGAGCAGTCTTTCTGTTGGCGGCGGATTTACTCGGACGTCTGATCAATCGTCCTCACGAAACACCCCTTGGCATTATTTTTGCCTTGGTGGGCGTACCCTATTTTCTCTACCTTGTGCGCAAGCAGAGGAGGGAGTTTAGTTGAAACTGTCCCGTAATACCAGGGGGATTAGCATTATTTTACTGTTAGTAGTGCTGACGCTGCTAGTGGCTGTACTTAGTATGAATGTTGGGAAAATGAACCTAACTCCACTCGAAGTTTTCAAGGTCATCATTGGCGAAGGAACGAGCAAACAGAACCTGATCGTGTTTGACTTTCGACTGCCACGTATTGTGCTTTCTATATTGGTAGGTATTGGCATGGGGATATCAGGCTGTATTATGCAAAGCTTGCTCAAAAACGACATGGCCAGTCCGGGAACACTCGGCATCAGCTCAGGCTCAGGGTTATTTGTACTTATGTATATTACGTTGTTCGCTAGTGAAGGATTGCTATCGCCTATTCTTCTTCCTGGGCTGGCTTTTGCAGGCGGCCTTACGGCAGCATTTTTGATTTTTATGTTTGCTTTCAGGCGGGGAAGAGACATCTCGCCTACAGGCTTAATTTTAACTGGTGTCGCTATGGGCAGTGGCTACAGCGCATTATCTCTGATGTTGACACTCCGGCTAGACAAGCAACAGTATGACTTTGCTTTGAGATGGCAGGCTGGAGACCTGTGGGGGGACGACTGGAGCTATATTATGGTGCTGCTCCCGTGGGTGCTTATCATCTGTATTTACGTTTTTTACAGGTCTAACACACTCAATACGTTGAATTTGGGGAATCAGACAGCATCGGGCCTCGGCGTAGCAATTAAAAGGGAGTTTATCGGCTTGACGATTGCTGCCGTTGCGCTTGCTTCTGGTAGCGTGGCACTTGGCGGAAATTTCTTTTTTGTAGGCATGGTCAGCCCCCATCTAGCACGCAAGCTAGTAGGGCCCAATCATAAGCTATTGCTACCTACGACGGCATTCGTTGGTGCACTCGTCATTTTGATTGCTGACACACTTACTCGAACGATTAGTTTTGGGGCAGATATTCCAACCGGAATTATTATCACCATACTGGTCACCCCTTATTTCCTTTACTTACTGTCGAAAGCCAGTTAAATGCAGATAAATGAAAAGACGCTAACCCATGTCCATAGAAAAAATGGCTAGGTTAGTATCTTTTTTTGTTACTACTTAGGTCTCCTTGTGGAAAAACAATTCTTTCTCACATTCTGTTAGGATTTCCGGCCTTCGTGTTGAAGGGTGGGGATTGTAAATAAAGCCTAATCCTTGGCATAATTCAAACCCAAGTGATAAGCTTGGTCCAGCAGCATTTCAAAATGACCGGAATTTGAACTCAGGGTTTCATATAAGAATTCAACCTTGGAATTGGAAACCCCGCAATAATCTGCAATTCCCACATTCAGCAAATGAGTAATCATTTCATCATACTTACGCTTTTTCATCTGTTCCTTCGAAACTCCGGCCAAGCCAATCCACAAGACATGCTGATGATGCAGGTAATTCGAACCGTACGCAAACCCATTGTTCCATACACGGTCAATATAACCCTTCAGCATAGCTGGCAAACTCCACCACCAAAGAGGAAAAATAAATGCCAATGCATCATGCTCCTTCATCCGCCTCATTTCCATTTCTACTTCAGGGGAAAAGGACTGTTCCGCAACTGTCAAATCCGGTTCATCTACTCCTTTTAAAATAGGATCAAAACCAATCTCATGCAAATCCAATATCTCATAATCGTGGCCTGCATCGGCAAGACCCTGTACGAAACGATCAGCAACCTTAAAGGTCAAGGAATCTTTTCTCGGGTGTGAAACAACGGTTAATACTTTCATGCTTCTTCACTACCTTTCTCAATAGTTTACTTCTAGGAATGCTCAATGCTTGATGCTATTATATACAGTAGGAAAATAATCTGGAAGTACGCACTTTCAAGTTCTATAGGATGATACAGGTGCCATAGGAACATGGAAGTGCCCTAGGTAGATTCCCTAGAAACTGATCTGAGTAATGAATTGAAGTGATGGTTGTTCTGAGCAAACGAAGCCTTCTAAAGGAGGATTAAGAAATGACTGAACAGATAAAAAATAGGGTTCAAAAGAAGTATCAAGTTGGAGTGGAAGCGGCTTTAGAGGTGATGGGAGGGAAATGGAAGCCTTTGATTATCTACCATCTGATGACAGGACGGAAACGAACATCTGAGTTTCGTCGGTTAATACCCGGCATTACACAAAAAATGCTGACTACTCAGCTCAGAGGCCTAGAAAAGGATGAGATCGTTACACGAAAGGTTTATAATGAAGTCCCTCCTAAAGTGGAGTATGAGTTAACGGACTACGGCTGGGGATTAAAACCCGCGCTAGACCATTTATGCTACTGGGGAGAGGATCACTTGGATAAGATCCATGGAGACAAATTCAAGGTTTTGGAAGAATTCTAAGGCTGCTGTATAGAGTAACTTCAAGCTAATATTAAGCCCTCACAAAGCATTCAGTCAGAATAGCTTGTGAGGGCTTAACTGTCGTAGGTTAATATAACAGACTAACTGTCGGTCATTCCGTTATCATAGCTTAACTGCCATTCAATTCCGAACTTATCTTTAAGGCTACCGTAACATTTACTCCAAAATGTTTCTTGAAGTTCCATGCTTACGGTTCCTCCTTCTTTTAACTTATGAAAGTACGATCGAATTTTCTCTTCGTCCTTATTGACGATGGCGAGGCTGATGTTGTTTCCGGCTACGAAAAGCATACCAGGAAAAACGTCTGAGAACATGACATTACTACCATCAATTTGAAGCCGCGTATGCATGACCAAATTTTTGGCTTCTTCAGGGAGAGGATAATCGGGGTTGGGTGGTGCTTCACCAAACGTCATGATTTGTGGTTTCTCAGTCCCAAATGCCTCTGCGTAAAACTCCGCTGCTTCACGACAATTTCCATTAAAGTTAAGATAAACATCAACAGACATGTGTTTCACTCCTTCAAGAATCATTATTTACTTGCAAACAAACAAAAATACAACAAGATCCGTTTTGCGAAAGTATTTGCGGCTTAACATGTTCAATTTTTAAAAGAAATGGGCATGATGATCAAAGTAATGGTATGATAGCTTAGTTAAATCTGAACGACTAGTAATGGAGTGATCATATGGGTGGAAAAAGCAAGGGCGGCGGGACCGGCAGAGGTACAGGTAGTAAGGGCTGGACACGCTGGAACAAAACTGCGAAGCCAGTAAGAACAAAAAGCGCTTCTACAAGCGCACCGGGAAGCAAAGCGGCAGGTGGTACAAAAGGCGGCACAGCCAAACCAACAAGGAATAAAAGCGGCGGCAACAGTAGCAAATAAGCCGGGAAAGTATAAGTTGTCGTAAACGTCGAACATCTGATTAAGCAAGAACAATCAGGTGTTTTTTTAATTATTTACTTAAACTCGCATATTATAAATCAGAAGCAGGTGAATTGTGAGAATTAACAAGTACATCAGTGAGACAGGATTTTGCTCACGTCGGGAAACCAACAGGCTGATTGCAGCAGGACGAATTACAATTAATGGAAATGTTTGTGAAGCGGGCGCGGAAGTAGAGCCACAGGATATCGTGCTGATTGATGGAGAAGCTATTCCGCTTAATTCCAGTGAACCTGTATATTTGGCTCTGAATAAGCCTATAGGCATTGTTTGTACCGCAGCGGAGCAAGTGGCTGGCAATATTATTAGTTATGTCAATTATCCTTCGCGGATTTTTGCCATCGGCAGGCTGGATAAAGCGTCAGAGGGACTCATTCTATTAACCAACGATGGAAGCATTGTCAATCAAATGATGCGTTCCGAACATGGTCATGAGAAGGAGTATGTAGTGACTGTAGACCAACCTGTTACAAACGAGTTTACGCAGGCCATGTCTTGTGGCGTTGAAATATTGAACGTCATTACCAAACCGTGCAAGGTTGATCGTACGAGCGAATACGAGTTCCGCATTATTTTGACGCAGGGTCTGAACTTGCAAATTCGCAGAATGTGCAAGGCCTTGGGGTACAGGGTGCTAAAGCTGGAACGTGTTCGAATTATGAATATTACCTTGGATCATCTGGAACGTGGGCAATGGAGACATCTTGAAAGGGAGGAACTGGAGTTGCTTCTTGCTAAATTGCAATAATGAGTACAACAAAAGTTTATTTGAGAACAGTATGTTCATATAGCCAACGCAACTTTAGTGATACTTTTTCCGTAAATTCAACGATACCTTACCCACCAGCCATAGCACAATAGGAAACACGATACCGAAAATCATGGCGTAAAAAGGCCATACTGAAAAAAACTTGATTAAAAATTGCATATTTGGCCAAATAGAATGAACCATTGCCAATGCGATTAGGATCAGAGGAACTAAGAGAGAGTTAGCGCTTCGAAGACGAAAAGCATCTGCAATCCCTTGCGCTGAAACATATAAAAGCAGTGCGAGTCGGAAAAAAATGGTGACAAACCAGAACACTGCAACGAAAATTTCAAACCGTTGAAGAAACTCTCCGTTACTGATTGTTCGGTTAATAAAAAAAGTAGGAAATGTCAAATTAGATACAACACCTTCACTCATCACGGCGATTATTTGTAGAACCATGAAAAAATACATGCCGCCGCTAATCAAAGCACAAGTTATCACTGTCTTTCTCCACTTTTTTGGATCGGGGATGTACTGTGCAAAAAAAAGATACAGAATTGCCTCAAGGTAGGGAAAGGCAAACAAATTGAACGAAGCGAGAACGATAGGGTTCAAACCATACTCAAAAATAGGGAGCACATTATCTATGGTGGTATCAGAAAGAAGGGTAAACCTGACCAAAAGATACAGAACCAGAAGGAAAAAAAATAGGATTTCCGCACAACGGCCAATTACAGCAGGGCCTGATCGAACGGCAAAATAAATGACTATAAGCATGATAAAATATATCGCGTCGGAGGGAGTTTCCGGCATAATAGCTATCGTAATAAAGTCGCCCAGATTTCGAAGTGTCATAATGAACACAAGAAAGGGAAAGAAAAAAATGAAAACGATGCTGATCGTCCCGCCCAAGGGACCGAAGAGGCAACGGAGATGCTCTACGAAAGATTTCCCCTGCATTTGCCTAGAGATGGAGGCATATAAAGGTATCAATAACAGATGAAAACCTAAGGAGACTGGGATGGAGAGCCAGGCATCTTGTTTAGCGACAGCGGTAATTACCGCTGGGAGCACCAGATATGCGCTTCCTATTTGATACAATGCAAACCACAAAATAGCTTGTCGAACCGTCAGATTGGAATTCATTCCAATACCCCCTTAAGATAACATTTCTGTAAGTAACCGACTTATTGGTTGAAATAGGATTTGAATGCCCGTCAGTGGAGTCGGCAGTTTAATGTTGGCGATCCGTAGGATAATCAATATAACGCCTATAATCAACAATATCGAGCTGAATACAATTTCACGCACATATTGTTTCTCCTTGAATTTTTTAAACTCATACAAAGATGTTAAAATGGAAGTTACGAGAATCACATAAAGCATTGCATTCACTCCTGATTGTGTATTCCCATATCGATTGGACTGGTAATGTCCCCGAACCGGACTAAACGATAATTGAGCTGAATATCCACTTTAAGCGTTTGAAATTTTTCTGGCCAATCCTCTTTCCATTTATGCCATTCACGTGGGAACTTGCGGTGAAAAGCTTCTCCAAACCCGAATATATCGGAACCAATTTGTTGTGCGTACGAAATGCCCTCCTTCAAAGATTGTTCCAGATGCTCTTTAGCTGATTCTTGAAGATCTCTAAATGTCTCTTCATTCTTAAGGTTGGCATTGCACGAGACCGTTCCGATATTGGATTCTGTATCCACAATAAGAGAAATGTGCGGCTCATGATCTATTATTTTTGGACGCATCTTTACTTTGGAACGGATTACTTCAACAACAAATTTTCCTTTGGAATTCGGACAATCGATGGAAGCTACGGTGCTGGAAACACGATTGGATATATAGGTAAAGGCTTTACTTTGTGAATCATCCATCCAATTGATAAGTCGGTCGCCCTTGAAAACACCAATTCCAGTAAAAAAGTATTTAACATGTTGGGGCGACTTTGTCACATTATCAATAGTTAGACCTTTTTCTAGGTTTGTCAGTCGAATACCGGTGAGAACCGGTTCAATGCCATCATCTGTGAAACTCTGTAAAATATCTTTCACATTGACCGCGGAAGTTGGAGCCCATGCTTTTTCAGAAAGCCTTAATGCCTTATACATAT
This window contains:
- a CDS encoding ABC transporter substrate-binding protein, giving the protein MHRMMNKKFHMILCALFVVIFVISGCGNAGSSSDSSAKPASSAKEEASSDSDTRTVSTVKGDVKVPANPQRVVVNWYVGDVFTLGIKPAAVMGWKQETMPFYDKFNDIPNIEKWETEEIMKYDPDLIITYDTKDYDKLSKIAPVLVIPEDKMTSIERLKFLGQATGHEAEADKVISLFESKLSQAKEKLNSDIFKDKTFSIFEDWGSGSYGIYYETGSRGGTLLYNYLGLHKPEKLNTLVKNSGERRGSLSYEVAAEYFGDYVLWFKQEGKESEYAKTKIWSSIPAVKNGHIIEIPAKYAGLFYYSDVASMTGQLDYMISKLLEQTK
- a CDS encoding FecCD family ABC transporter permease, yielding MSTHKEPNKKGIFHFVSYMIVGVFLLLLVTAASITFGAAEMSLKLAWGAIFQFDPNITEHQIIHTLRFPRTVADIIVGCSLAVCGAIMQGTTRNPLADSGLIGISSGSTFAIALCMAFLPGHTYGETMLYSCLGAAITTGITYYIASIGKRGMTPQRLVLAGLSISMLFGAFSTFIAIKYEIGQALDYWSAGGTASAKWGELAFIAPLFVVGLICAIVLSPSITILSFGEDVASGLGIRANRIKLFSTLIVLILTGLSVIVVGPVGFVGLIVPHIMRHLVGTDYRYIIPASALYGAVFLLAADLLGRLINRPHETPLGIIFALVGVPYFLYLVRKQRREFS
- a CDS encoding FecCD family ABC transporter permease: MKLSRNTRGISIILLLVVLTLLVAVLSMNVGKMNLTPLEVFKVIIGEGTSKQNLIVFDFRLPRIVLSILVGIGMGISGCIMQSLLKNDMASPGTLGISSGSGLFVLMYITLFASEGLLSPILLPGLAFAGGLTAAFLIFMFAFRRGRDISPTGLILTGVAMGSGYSALSLMLTLRLDKQQYDFALRWQAGDLWGDDWSYIMVLLPWVLIICIYVFYRSNTLNTLNLGNQTASGLGVAIKREFIGLTIAAVALASGSVALGGNFFFVGMVSPHLARKLVGPNHKLLLPTTAFVGALVILIADTLTRTISFGADIPTGIIITILVTPYFLYLLSKAS
- a CDS encoding NAD(P)H oxidoreductase, which produces MKVLTVVSHPRKDSLTFKVADRFVQGLADAGHDYEILDLHEIGFDPILKGVDEPDLTVAEQSFSPEVEMEMRRMKEHDALAFIFPLWWWSLPAMLKGYIDRVWNNGFAYGSNYLHHQHVLWIGLAGVSKEQMKKRKYDEMITHLLNVGIADYCGVSNSKVEFLYETLSSNSGHFEMLLDQAYHLGLNYAKD
- a CDS encoding winged helix-turn-helix transcriptional regulator codes for the protein MTEQIKNRVQKKYQVGVEAALEVMGGKWKPLIIYHLMTGRKRTSEFRRLIPGITQKMLTTQLRGLEKDEIVTRKVYNEVPPKVEYELTDYGWGLKPALDHLCYWGEDHLDKIHGDKFKVLEEF
- a CDS encoding VOC family protein, with product MSVDVYLNFNGNCREAAEFYAEAFGTEKPQIMTFGEAPPNPDYPLPEEAKNLVMHTRLQIDGSNVMFSDVFPGMLFVAGNNISLAIVNKDEEKIRSYFHKLKEGGTVSMELQETFWSKCYGSLKDKFGIEWQLSYDNGMTDS
- a CDS encoding DUF3934 family protein, encoding MGGKSKGGGTGRGTGSKGWTRWNKTAKPVRTKSASTSAPGSKAAGGTKGGTAKPTRNKSGGNSSK
- a CDS encoding pseudouridine synthase, translating into MRINKYISETGFCSRRETNRLIAAGRITINGNVCEAGAEVEPQDIVLIDGEAIPLNSSEPVYLALNKPIGIVCTAAEQVAGNIISYVNYPSRIFAIGRLDKASEGLILLTNDGSIVNQMMRSEHGHEKEYVVTVDQPVTNEFTQAMSCGVEILNVITKPCKVDRTSEYEFRIILTQGLNLQIRRMCKALGYRVLKLERVRIMNITLDHLERGQWRHLEREELELLLAKLQ
- a CDS encoding GerAB/ArcD/ProY family transporter — translated: MNSNLTVRQAILWFALYQIGSAYLVLPAVITAVAKQDAWLSIPVSLGFHLLLIPLYASISRQMQGKSFVEHLRCLFGPLGGTISIVFIFFFPFLVFIMTLRNLGDFITIAIMPETPSDAIYFIMLIVIYFAVRSGPAVIGRCAEILFFFLLVLYLLVRFTLLSDTTIDNVLPIFEYGLNPIVLASFNLFAFPYLEAILYLFFAQYIPDPKKWRKTVITCALISGGMYFFMVLQIIAVMSEGVVSNLTFPTFFINRTISNGEFLQRFEIFVAVFWFVTIFFRLALLLYVSAQGIADAFRLRSANSLLVPLILIALAMVHSIWPNMQFLIKFFSVWPFYAMIFGIVFPIVLWLVGKVSLNLRKKYH
- a CDS encoding Ger(x)C family spore germination protein, producing the protein MNSYRSTILLLIMCVWLMVFLTGCWNSKELSAISVVMALGIDAVDDQYEVSLQVVDPTKMSQNSPMERTPTIVFSKRADTIFEAIRKLTTESSRKMYMSHLKFVIFDEKTAKKGIKEPLDFLFRDHEVRPDFYLAVVRGNTAKEAVTFVTPTEVLPAMDMYKALRLSEKAWAPTSAVNVKDILQSFTDDGIEPVLTGIRLTNLEKGLTIDNVTKSPQHVKYFFTGIGVFKGDRLINWMDDSQSKAFTYISNRVSSTVASIDCPNSKGKFVVEVIRSKVKMRPKIIDHEPHISLIVDTESNIGTVSCNANLKNEETFRDLQESAKEHLEQSLKEGISYAQQIGSDIFGFGEAFHRKFPREWHKWKEDWPEKFQTLKVDIQLNYRLVRFGDITSPIDMGIHNQE